The Populus trichocarpa isolate Nisqually-1 chromosome 2, P.trichocarpa_v4.1, whole genome shotgun sequence genome has a window encoding:
- the LOC7481414 gene encoding WRKY transcription factor 23 isoform X1, producing MERKEAVKVENFVGSPTFSSTTDHVQTSYPFMQGFDFVDDKSSLGFMELLGVQDFSPSLLDMMQVQIPSVQTPSAQVATEVVDSPPEVLNQPATPNSSSISSASSEGLNDEPANKGVDNEVEEQGKTKKELKPKKTNQKRQREPRFAFMTKSEVDHLEDGYRWRKYGQKAVKNSPFPRSYYRCTTASCNVKKRVERSFSDPSVVVTTYEGQHTHPSPVMPRPNFTGSTSDSGFSSTAAFAMPMQRRLSLYQQHQSQQQPPFPLVSLSPLGFGYNGSTTNAANYLQYEKRFYTSPGSALLKDHGLLQDLVPSHMLKEE from the exons ATGGAGAGGAAGGAAGCTGTCAAGGTTGAGAATTTTGTTGGATCTCCAACATTTAGTTCTACTACCGATCATGTTCAAACTAGTTATCCATTTATGCAGGGTTTTGACTTTGTTGATGATAAGAGCTCTTTAGGGTTTATGGAGCTACTGGGTGTGCAAGACTTTAGTCCTTCTTTGCTTGATATGATGCAGGTACAAATACCATCCGTGCAGACTCCGAGTGCTCAAGTGGCTACAGAGGTGGTGGATTCACCACCAGAGGTGTTGAATCAGCCCGCTACACCCAACTCTTCATCTATTTCATCGGCTTCTAGTGAGGGTTTGAACGATGAACCTGCTAATAAGGGTGTTGATAATGAGGTAGAGGAGCAAGGAAAGACCAAGAAAGA GTTGAAACCAAAGAAGACAAATCAGAAGAGACAGAGAGAGCCGAGATTCGCATTCATGACAAAGAGCGAGGTTGATCATCTGGAAGATGGGTACAGATGGAGAAAGTACGGCCAAAAAGCTGTGAAAAACAGCCCCTTTCCTAG GAGTTACTATCGTTGCACCACTGCCTCATGTAATGTCAAGAAGAGAGTCGAGAGGTCTTTCAGTGATCCAAGCGTAGTTGTGACCACCTATGAAGGTCAACACACCCATCCTAGCCCAGTTATGCCACGTCCAAACTTTACTGGATCTACATCTGATTCTGGTTTCTCTTCCACTGCTGCCTTTGCCATGCCAATGCAAAGGAGACTCTCTCTTTATCAACAACATCAAAGTCAACAACAACCGCCTTTCCCTCTTGTCAGCTTGTCGCCTTTGGGTTTTGGTTACAATGGAAGTACTACAAATGCTGCTAATTATCTACAATATGAGAAGCGCTTTTACACCAGCCCAGGATCTGCTTTACTTAAGGATCACGGGCTTCTTCAAGATCTCGTCCCCTCCCATATGCTGAAGGAAGAGTAG
- the LOC7481414 gene encoding WRKY transcription factor 23 isoform X2 produces MERKEAVKVQIPSVQTPSAQVATEVVDSPPEVLNQPATPNSSSISSASSEGLNDEPANKGVDNEVEEQGKTKKELKPKKTNQKRQREPRFAFMTKSEVDHLEDGYRWRKYGQKAVKNSPFPRSYYRCTTASCNVKKRVERSFSDPSVVVTTYEGQHTHPSPVMPRPNFTGSTSDSGFSSTAAFAMPMQRRLSLYQQHQSQQQPPFPLVSLSPLGFGYNGSTTNAANYLQYEKRFYTSPGSALLKDHGLLQDLVPSHMLKEE; encoded by the exons ATGGAGAGGAAGGAAGCTGTCAAG GTACAAATACCATCCGTGCAGACTCCGAGTGCTCAAGTGGCTACAGAGGTGGTGGATTCACCACCAGAGGTGTTGAATCAGCCCGCTACACCCAACTCTTCATCTATTTCATCGGCTTCTAGTGAGGGTTTGAACGATGAACCTGCTAATAAGGGTGTTGATAATGAGGTAGAGGAGCAAGGAAAGACCAAGAAAGA GTTGAAACCAAAGAAGACAAATCAGAAGAGACAGAGAGAGCCGAGATTCGCATTCATGACAAAGAGCGAGGTTGATCATCTGGAAGATGGGTACAGATGGAGAAAGTACGGCCAAAAAGCTGTGAAAAACAGCCCCTTTCCTAG GAGTTACTATCGTTGCACCACTGCCTCATGTAATGTCAAGAAGAGAGTCGAGAGGTCTTTCAGTGATCCAAGCGTAGTTGTGACCACCTATGAAGGTCAACACACCCATCCTAGCCCAGTTATGCCACGTCCAAACTTTACTGGATCTACATCTGATTCTGGTTTCTCTTCCACTGCTGCCTTTGCCATGCCAATGCAAAGGAGACTCTCTCTTTATCAACAACATCAAAGTCAACAACAACCGCCTTTCCCTCTTGTCAGCTTGTCGCCTTTGGGTTTTGGTTACAATGGAAGTACTACAAATGCTGCTAATTATCTACAATATGAGAAGCGCTTTTACACCAGCCCAGGATCTGCTTTACTTAAGGATCACGGGCTTCTTCAAGATCTCGTCCCCTCCCATATGCTGAAGGAAGAGTAG